Proteins co-encoded in one Anopheles stephensi strain Indian unplaced genomic scaffold, UCI_ANSTEP_V1.0 ucontig29, whole genome shotgun sequence genomic window:
- the LOC118516411 gene encoding coiled-coil and C2 domain-containing protein 1-like isoform X2, producing the protein MFGFSKPTPPKRERKRDPAEFGIFGLSNDIPGLDDEADDASDADDDALEAELAAITAGLAGVRKAKPKPKAKGIVAPQELDAMVAASLRDVGSDDDASDGDDDDSDLLDELSAITGGAVADEDDGLNEDVAEAKPKPAAPPRKSASNGELVALLKSRVAMYTQAEEGAKRAGDSGKARRFNRGLKTLKDQLKLAEAGKPVDESDIPPEVSVKLAAPPKDPTDDIAKPSTAPVRPAPPPPPAVLTSSSPEEPGPSRSAPPPVPPRREAKPPPTPAPVLQDTVAKENPKLILLNERKQLYKQAALSAKKAGNNEQAMAYVKVLKQFDVVIRAMENGEEVDLSRMPPPPSELNTSQASQPAVPSAKQEEKVQKEADVPSRPVSAPSAEQPVEEAEEEEENLIQATTVLEALEQRLEKYKAVEQAAKDEGNGSKARRMGRIVKQYQDAIKMHKAGKPIPIDELPTPPGYGPIPVDGPPKPPAPTKKPTPPVPSKPQATSPLVPATEPVPGTSKSSPKPVTQFDKQLNLLLERHREYKQAAIEAKKAGDLDEAKECLRVFKGLEKLIEVARAGGRVDLTTVPIAPSKRNALEASFTIVNSEDCDQTGEGHEQPAVDEGIDGETRIRLEEQLSKQLIICRNTRDHHRAMGDIGGMNKFENLALNVQKDLDLVRLGHRQGLPLPKFHYEKLQFNVVKCNTDLSDNEIEICVVRGINYNVPNPKDVDTYVKFEFPYPQEDPLKGRTNLVKDTHSPEYNYQQTLEIQRSQRNCQRVFKRHALKCEVYSKGGFLRSDVLIGTVTVKLQPLETQIEIHDSFPLMDGRRTVGGKLEVKLRVRNPILTKQIEQINERWVVLDS; encoded by the exons ATGTTTGGTTTCAGCAAGCCAACGCCACCGAAGCGTGAGCGAAAGCGAGATCCTGCCGAG TTTGGCATATTCGGACTATCGAACGACATTCCAGGACTCGACGATGAAGCAGACGATGCGAGCGATGCAGATGACGATGCACTGGAAGCGGAACTGGCTGCAATTACGGCGGGTTTGGCTGGTGTACGAAAggcaaaaccaaaacccaaAGCGAAAGGAATTGTGGCACCACAGGAGCTGGATGCAATGGTAGCGGCCAGTTTGCGAGACGTTGGAAGCGACGACGATGCATCcgatggtgatgacgatgactCAGACCTGCTGGACGAACTGTCCGCAATTACGGGTGGTGCTGTTGCAGACGAAGACGATGGTTTGAACGAGGATGTTGCTGAAGCAAAACCCaaaccagcagcaccaccgaGGAAAAGCGCATCGAATGGAGAATTGGTTGCATTGCTTAAGTCACGTGTCGCGATGTACACACAGGCCGAAGAAGGTGCGAAGAGGGCGGGCGATTCTGGAAAAGCGAGAAGATTTAATCGAGGGCTTAAAACGCTCAAAGACCAGTTGAAATTAGCTGAAGCTGGCAAACCTGTCGATGAAAGCGATATTCCACCGGAAGTGAGCGTAAAACTGGCCGCTCCGCCAAAGGATCCAACGGATGATATAGCGAAACCTAGCACTGCACCTGTTCGTCCTGCTCCGCCGCCTCCGCCAGCAGTACTAACTTCATCCTCCCCCGAAGAACCAGGACCTTCCCGatcggcaccaccaccagtgccACCAAGGCGGGAagcaaaaccaccaccgacgCCGGCCCCGGTACTGCAAGACACGGTTGCAAAGGAAAACCCCAAGCTGATACTGCTTAacgagcgaaagcaactctacAAACAGGCTGCACTTAGTGCGAAAAAAGCGGGAAACAATGAACAAGCGATGGCGTACGTGAAGGTTCTAAAACAGTTCGATGTGGTAATTCGTGCGATGGAGAACGGTGAGGAGGTAGACCTTAGTCgaatgccaccaccaccgagcgAGCTTAATACGTCAcaagccagccaaccagcagTGCCTTCCGCGAAACAGGAAGAAAAGGTACAGAAAGAGGCGGACGTGCCTTCCCGGCCAGTTTCAGCCCCTTCTGCAGAACAGCCCGTAGAAGAAGcggaggaagaagaggaaaatttAATACAAGCTACCACTGTGCTGGAAGCACTCGAGCAGCGATTGGAAAAGTATAAAGCAGTCGAACAGGCCGCCAAAGACGAGGGCAACGGTTCGAAAGCTCGGCGCATGGGACGAATCGTGAAGCAGTACCAAGATGCGATAAAGATGCATAAAGCCGGGAAGCCGATTCCGATCGATGAACTACCGACACCGCCAGGCTATGGACCGATCCCGGTCGATGGACCTCCAAAGCCACCGGCACCAACCAAAAAACCTACCCCTCCGGTACCGTCGAAACCTCAAGCCACTTCACCGCTCGTACCGGCCACAGAGCCAGTCCCGGGGACAAGCAAAAGCTCTCCAAAACCCGTCACACAGTTCGACAAACAGTTAAACCTGCTGCTGGAACGGCACCGCGAATACAAACAGGCGGCTATTGAAGCGAAAAAGGCCGGTGACCTCGACGAAGCGAAGGAATGTTTGCGGGTGTTCAAGGGGCTGGAAAAGCTGATAGAGGTGGCCCGCGCTGGTGGAAGGGTCGACCTAACCACGGTGCCTATTGCTCCCTCGAAACGGAACGCGCTGGAAGCTTCCTTTACCATCGTAAACTCGGAGGACTGTGATCAGACGGGCGAGGGCCATGAGCAGCCCGCGGTAGACGAGGGCATCGATGGGGAGACGCGCATACGGCTGGAAGAGCAACTGTCGAAGCAGTTAATTATCTGCCGAAACACGCGCGACCATCACCGGGCGATGGGAGACATTGGGGGTATGAACAAGTTCGAAAATCTCGCGCTCAACGTACAGAAGGATCTCGATCTCGTGCGGTTGGGCCATCGGCAGGGCTTGCCGCTGCCCAAGTTCCACTACGAAAAGCTGCAGTTTAATGTGGTGAAGTGCAACACGGATCTGTCGGataatgaaattgaaatatgCGTGGTGAGGGGCATCAATTACAATGTGCCGAATCCGAAGGATGTGGATACTTACGTGAAGTTCGAGTTTCCCTATCCGCAG GAAGATCCACTGAAAGGAAGGACGAACCTGGTAAAGGACACCCACAGTCCGGAGTATAATTATCAGCAAACGCTCGAAATACAGCGCAGCCAGCGGAACTGTCAGCGCGTGTTCAAGCGCCATGCACTGAAATGTGAAGTCTACTCGAAAGG TGGTTTCCTTCGCTCGGACGTGCTGATCGGCACGGTGACGGTAAAGCTGCAGCCGCTGGAGACGCAGATCGAAATCCACGATTCATTTCCG CTAATGGATGGAAGGCGCACGGTCGGTGGCAAGCTCGAGGTCAAACTGCGTGTCCGTAATCCCATCCTGACGAAGCAAATCGAGCAGATTAACGAACGTTGGGTGGTGCTCGATTCATAG
- the LOC118516411 gene encoding coiled-coil and C2 domain-containing protein 1-like isoform X1 has product MFGFSKPTPPKRERKRDPAEFGIFGLSNDIPGLDDEADDASDADDDALEAELAAITAGLAGVRKAKPKPKAKGIVAPQELDAMVAASLRDVGSDDDASDGDDDDSDLLDELSAITGGAVADEDDGLNEDVAEAKPKPAAPPRKSASNGELVALLKSRVAMYTQAEEGAKRAGDSGKARRFNRGLKTLKDQLKLAEAGKPVDESDIPPEVSVKLAAPPKDPTDDIAKPSTAPVRPAPPPPPAVLTSSSPEEPGPSRSAPPPVPPRREAKPPPTPAPVLQDTVAKENPKLILLNERKQLYKQAALSAKKAGNNEQAMAYVKVLKQFDVVIRAMENGEEVDLSRMPPPPSELNTSQASQPAVPSAKQEEKVQKEADVPSRPVSAPSAEQPVEEAEEEEENLIQATTVLEALEQRLEKYKAVEQAAKDEGNGSKARRMGRIVKQYQDAIKMHKAGKPIPIDELPTPPGYGPIPVDGPPKPPAPTKKPTPPVPSKPQATSPLVPATEPVPGTSKSSPKPVTQFDKQLNLLLERHREYKQAAIEAKKAGDLDEAKECLRVFKGLEKLIEVARAGGRVDLTTVPIAPSKRNALEASFTIVNSEDCDQTGEGHEQPAVDEGIDGETRIRLEEQLSKQLIICRNTRDHHRAMGDIGGMNKFENLALNVQKDLDLVRLGHRQGLPLPKFHYEKLQFNVVKCNTDLSDNEIEICVVRGINYNVPNPKDVDTYVKFEFPYPQEDPLKGRTNLVKDTHSPEYNYQQTLEIQRSQRNCQRVFKRHALKCEVYSKGRCCHGASTGLFSCFSGFLRSDVLIGTVTVKLQPLETQIEIHDSFPLMDGRRTVGGKLEVKLRVRNPILTKQIEQINERWVVLDS; this is encoded by the exons ATGTTTGGTTTCAGCAAGCCAACGCCACCGAAGCGTGAGCGAAAGCGAGATCCTGCCGAG TTTGGCATATTCGGACTATCGAACGACATTCCAGGACTCGACGATGAAGCAGACGATGCGAGCGATGCAGATGACGATGCACTGGAAGCGGAACTGGCTGCAATTACGGCGGGTTTGGCTGGTGTACGAAAggcaaaaccaaaacccaaAGCGAAAGGAATTGTGGCACCACAGGAGCTGGATGCAATGGTAGCGGCCAGTTTGCGAGACGTTGGAAGCGACGACGATGCATCcgatggtgatgacgatgactCAGACCTGCTGGACGAACTGTCCGCAATTACGGGTGGTGCTGTTGCAGACGAAGACGATGGTTTGAACGAGGATGTTGCTGAAGCAAAACCCaaaccagcagcaccaccgaGGAAAAGCGCATCGAATGGAGAATTGGTTGCATTGCTTAAGTCACGTGTCGCGATGTACACACAGGCCGAAGAAGGTGCGAAGAGGGCGGGCGATTCTGGAAAAGCGAGAAGATTTAATCGAGGGCTTAAAACGCTCAAAGACCAGTTGAAATTAGCTGAAGCTGGCAAACCTGTCGATGAAAGCGATATTCCACCGGAAGTGAGCGTAAAACTGGCCGCTCCGCCAAAGGATCCAACGGATGATATAGCGAAACCTAGCACTGCACCTGTTCGTCCTGCTCCGCCGCCTCCGCCAGCAGTACTAACTTCATCCTCCCCCGAAGAACCAGGACCTTCCCGatcggcaccaccaccagtgccACCAAGGCGGGAagcaaaaccaccaccgacgCCGGCCCCGGTACTGCAAGACACGGTTGCAAAGGAAAACCCCAAGCTGATACTGCTTAacgagcgaaagcaactctacAAACAGGCTGCACTTAGTGCGAAAAAAGCGGGAAACAATGAACAAGCGATGGCGTACGTGAAGGTTCTAAAACAGTTCGATGTGGTAATTCGTGCGATGGAGAACGGTGAGGAGGTAGACCTTAGTCgaatgccaccaccaccgagcgAGCTTAATACGTCAcaagccagccaaccagcagTGCCTTCCGCGAAACAGGAAGAAAAGGTACAGAAAGAGGCGGACGTGCCTTCCCGGCCAGTTTCAGCCCCTTCTGCAGAACAGCCCGTAGAAGAAGcggaggaagaagaggaaaatttAATACAAGCTACCACTGTGCTGGAAGCACTCGAGCAGCGATTGGAAAAGTATAAAGCAGTCGAACAGGCCGCCAAAGACGAGGGCAACGGTTCGAAAGCTCGGCGCATGGGACGAATCGTGAAGCAGTACCAAGATGCGATAAAGATGCATAAAGCCGGGAAGCCGATTCCGATCGATGAACTACCGACACCGCCAGGCTATGGACCGATCCCGGTCGATGGACCTCCAAAGCCACCGGCACCAACCAAAAAACCTACCCCTCCGGTACCGTCGAAACCTCAAGCCACTTCACCGCTCGTACCGGCCACAGAGCCAGTCCCGGGGACAAGCAAAAGCTCTCCAAAACCCGTCACACAGTTCGACAAACAGTTAAACCTGCTGCTGGAACGGCACCGCGAATACAAACAGGCGGCTATTGAAGCGAAAAAGGCCGGTGACCTCGACGAAGCGAAGGAATGTTTGCGGGTGTTCAAGGGGCTGGAAAAGCTGATAGAGGTGGCCCGCGCTGGTGGAAGGGTCGACCTAACCACGGTGCCTATTGCTCCCTCGAAACGGAACGCGCTGGAAGCTTCCTTTACCATCGTAAACTCGGAGGACTGTGATCAGACGGGCGAGGGCCATGAGCAGCCCGCGGTAGACGAGGGCATCGATGGGGAGACGCGCATACGGCTGGAAGAGCAACTGTCGAAGCAGTTAATTATCTGCCGAAACACGCGCGACCATCACCGGGCGATGGGAGACATTGGGGGTATGAACAAGTTCGAAAATCTCGCGCTCAACGTACAGAAGGATCTCGATCTCGTGCGGTTGGGCCATCGGCAGGGCTTGCCGCTGCCCAAGTTCCACTACGAAAAGCTGCAGTTTAATGTGGTGAAGTGCAACACGGATCTGTCGGataatgaaattgaaatatgCGTGGTGAGGGGCATCAATTACAATGTGCCGAATCCGAAGGATGTGGATACTTACGTGAAGTTCGAGTTTCCCTATCCGCAG GAAGATCCACTGAAAGGAAGGACGAACCTGGTAAAGGACACCCACAGTCCGGAGTATAATTATCAGCAAACGCTCGAAATACAGCGCAGCCAGCGGAACTGTCAGCGCGTGTTCAAGCGCCATGCACTGAAATGTGAAGTCTACTCGAAAGG CCGCTGCTGTCACGGTGCATCAACTGGACTTTTCTCCTGTTTCAGTGGTTTCCTTCGCTCGGACGTGCTGATCGGCACGGTGACGGTAAAGCTGCAGCCGCTGGAGACGCAGATCGAAATCCACGATTCATTTCCG CTAATGGATGGAAGGCGCACGGTCGGTGGCAAGCTCGAGGTCAAACTGCGTGTCCGTAATCCCATCCTGACGAAGCAAATCGAGCAGATTAACGAACGTTGGGTGGTGCTCGATTCATAG
- the LOC118516406 gene encoding M-phase phosphoprotein 6-like, protein MSTKMNKVQLSKGILQMKFMSRTKEKLDKEADDERGRALYASEITDKMLSETIKYVIEPSYVPCEDLIEGRISYGGMNPEIERIIEIESGVDVAKREREEAAKKAKMETDVPDAEMARFYSSVMQTMNKKYDSHKKRLQHPLPLNIKRST, encoded by the exons ATGTCCACTAAAATGAATAAAGTACAGCTATCGAAGGGTATTTTGCAGATGAAATTTATGTCACGGACTAAGGAAAAACTGGACAAAGAAGCGGATGATGAACGAGGACG TGCACTGTACGCTAGTGAAATCACGGACAAAATGTTATCTGAAACTATAAAATACGTTATCGAACCTAGTTACGTTCCGTGCGAAGATCTGATCGAGGGACGTATCAGCTACGGTGGTATGAATCCAGAAATAGAGCGAATAATCGAAATCGAATCCGGCGTGGACGTCGCGAAACGTGAGCGAGAGGAAGCTGCCAAGAAGGCAAAAATGGAAACGGATGTGCCGGATGCAGAAATGGCCCGGTTCTACTCTAGTGTAATGCAAACGATGAACAAGAAGTACGACAGTCACAAAAAGCGGTTGCAACACCCACTGCCGTTAAATATAAAACGGTCCACTTAA
- the LOC118516405 gene encoding ubiquinone biosynthesis O-methyltransferase, mitochondrial-like: MLPQQSIRLLRHTVLLKRTCRGFSSPSETIRTQYSNVDQREVDNLSKQSTEWWDPQGPIRGLHAMNALRVPLIRDGLITTGAVEKALVRKPNVLANLNILEVGCGGGILTEALAKLNSKVVGIDPSEKLINVAKQHAKDDKSLDPEQIQYHVETIEQHAAKNAERYDAVVASEVLEHVNDKVAFIEQCLAALKPGGSMFITTINKTTPSWLGAIVGAEQVFKLVPEGTHDWDKFISPLDVQRILSSYNCNTILVHGMFYQFWSNQWCWTKNTEINYALHAVKMREE, translated from the exons ATGTTACCTCAACAGAGTATTCGTCTATTACGCCACACAGTATTGCTTAAAAG AACGTGCCGAgggttttcttcgccttcagaAACCATTCGTACGCAGTACAGCAATGTGGACCAGCGAGAGGTGGACAATCTTTCCAAACAATCCACCGAGTGGTGGGATCCGCAAGGACCGATCCGCGGGCTACACGCGATGAACGCTCTGCGTGTTCCGTTGATTCGCGATGGATTAATCACGACCGGTGCTGTGGAGAAAGCGCTTGTCCGCAAACCGAACGTTCTCGCCAATTTAAACATTCTCGAGGTGGGCTGTGGTGGAGGAATCCTGACCGAAGCGCTTGCCAAACTGAACTCGAAGGTAGTCGGTATCGATCCCAGCGAAAAGCTGATTAACGTGGCAAAGCAACATGCCAAAGACGACAAATCGCTCGACCCGGAACAAATCCAGTATCATGTGGAAACCATCGAACAACATGCGGCGAAGAATGCTGAACGATATGATGCTGTGGTAGCTTCCGAGGTATTGGAACACGTAAACGATAAGGTTGCGTTTATCGAACAGTGTCTAGCAGCCCTAAAACCAGGAGGATCCATGTTTATTACCACGATCAACAAAACGACCCCTTCGTGGCTGGGTGCCATAGTTGGTGCCGAACAAGTTTTCAAACTAGTCCCCGAAGGAACGCACGATTGGGATAAGTTTATTTCGCCACTCGATGTGCAGCGAATTCTCTCCAGTTACAATTGCAACACTATTCTGGTTCACGGAATGTTTTATCAGTTTTGGTCCAATCAGTGGTGCTGGACGAAGAACACTGAGATAAATTATGCACTGCATGCAGTTAAAATGCGGGAAGAGTAA
- the LOC118516407 gene encoding nucleolar complex protein 2 homolog, which yields MKIKQSKKKEDFQNMSLDNFLDNMDADVGDDEPEAKPKSKIKSNGIEKAKSKQDFTSDKKKPKAEAKLKKLPATTQDSQPAENGVGPKKLKGQKGLLDGKKKKGASEDDLAGGNVNGKAQDKKVKDKKLKPEVNGGEKRTKRKLAEPDDSEDAGDSEDESTLKKSGKVLRKKKQAAEEPKGKNKKSESEAPVAVNGKAAKKSKGKPAAALEDSNEADDLEAESGMKQVEMEHKQALARLESTDPELFAFLKKNDEKLLKFGQLDGSDSEFEDSSDDEAADDGEGDVHKLPKKLEVASDESDFDPNEDDEKDDAGGDDDDEEDGEDDGAKGTDDSTPGKKVTFKMLKAWTNDLTTLPIKHVNGIRNICKAFNSAIYTVTGDKSVIPPYRIEGSALFNGIVQACVLYLGPAVRSYLSLNEKRQFKDLKNDRRFKKIKACLKTYLIDLTNLLENVSSSHIMSVLLKHLHQFSSILVCYQPITKPILKRLIGIWSTAEEETIRVLAFMCILKITHAQQSHFLSNVLKVMYLAYVKNSKFVSPNTLPNINFMRRSLGEMFLLNFNVSYQHMFLYIRQLAIHLRNAVILQKKDSFQYIYNWQYINSLKLWGDVLGAAHAHGEALEPLIYPFVSITIGVIKLIPSAQYFPLRFHCCRILIQLNAKTNIYIPVLPLLVEVLRSHSFNEHHKKLSMRPVNLTCLLRLSQANIQENAFKDAVIDQIYELVLEFAANESASVGFPEIILPIVLQLRQYTKTTKQYKYSRKMKQLSDKLMENYEFIEKLRSKMDIPLKETERIRAWEETVRADETPLMKFYASVAKETESVKRREATNSENISDYKLPKLKKLPKKQQVKQDGPVTLFPSDDEDEDEDKIGFEDMEEADDGGEEGDEESMSDLEADSDDEEEEDDMGSDEEDEDEVPQKNSKKKTTKGQGKPQKKRDEDYPVEDVKDADQVDIVKDLKLDEWDD from the coding sequence ATGAAGATCAAGCAgtcaaagaaaaaggaagactTCCAGAACATGTCCCTGGACAACTTCTTGGACAACATGGATGCAGACGTGGGAGACGACGAGCCAGAAGCAAAGCCGAaaagtaaaatcaaatcgaacGGTATTGAAAAGGCCAAATCCAAACAGGATTTTACGAGTgacaaaaagaaaccaaaagcCGAAGCAAAGCTGAAGAAATTACCGGCGACCACACAAGATTCGCAACCGGCAGAAAATGGGGTTGGGCCGAAAAAGCTCAAAGGCCAGAAAGGCTTACTcgatggaaaaaagaaaaagggagctTCCGAAGACGACTTGGCCGGTGGTAATGTAAATGGGAAAGCGCAAGACAAGAAAGTGAAGGATAAAAAACTGAAGCCGGAAGTGAATGGCGGTGAGAAGCGAACGAAACGCAAACTAGCCGAACCGGACGATTCCGAAGATGCAGGCGACTCTGAAGATGAGTCAACCTTGAAAAAATCTGGCAAAGTTTtgagaaagaagaaacaagcAGCAGAGGAgccgaaaggaaaaaacaaaaagtccgAATCGGAAGCTCCGGTTGCAGTGAATGGAAAAGCCGCGAAGAAATCGAAAGGCAAGCCGGCGGCTGCGCTGGAAGATTCCAACGAGGCGGATGATTTAGAAGCAGAATCGGGTATGAAGCAGGTGGAAATGGAGCACAAGCAAGCGCTGGCTAGGCTAGAGTCAACCGATCCCGAACTGTTCGCCTTTCTGAAGAAGAACGACGAGAAACTGTTGAAATTCGGACAATTGGATGGCAGCGATTCGGAATTCGAAGACTCGTCGGATGATGAGGCGGCTGACGACGGAGAGGGAGACGTGCACAAGCTGCCGAAGAAGTTGGAAGTGGCCAGCGATGAGAGTGATTTCGATCCGAACGAAGACGATGAGAAGGATGACGCTGGTGGagacgacgatgatgaggagGATGGCGAAGACGACGGTGCGAAAGGGACCGATGATAGCACACCGGGCAAGAAGGTAAcgtttaaaatgttaaaagcATGGACCAACGATCTGACCACTTTGCCGATAAAACACGTCAACGGTATCCGGAACATCTGCAAGGCGTTTAACTCAGCCATCTACACGGTGACGGGCGACAAAAGCGTTATTCCGCCGTATCGCATAGAAGGATCTGCGCTGTTCAACGGGATCGTACAGGCGTGTGTGCTGTACCTGGGCCCGGCTGTCCGCAGCTACCTTTCCCTGAACGAAAAGCGACAGTTCAAGGATTTGAAGAACGATAGGCGGTTCAAGAAGATAAAAGCATGCCTGAAGACGTATCTGATCGATCTTACCAATCTGCTCGAGAACGTGTCCTCGTCGCACATCATGTCAGTGCTTCTCAAGCACCTGCATCAATTTTCATCCATTCTTGTGTGCTACCAACCGATCACGAAACCGATTCTGAAGCGCCTTATCGGCATCTGGAGTACGGCCGAGGAGGAAACGATCCGCGTGTTGGCTTTCATGTGCATCTTGAAGATTACGCACGCTCAACAATCCCACTTCCTCAGCAACGTGTTGAAGGTGATGTATCTGGCGTACGTAAAGAACAGCAAATTCGTGTCGCCGAACACGCTGCCCAACATCAACTTTATGCGCCGCTCGTTGGGGGAAATGTTTCTGCTGAACTTCAACGTGTCCTACCAGCACATGTTCCTGTACATCCGTCAGCTGGCCATCCACCTGCGAAATGCGGTCATTCTGCAGAAGAAGGATAGTTTCCAGTACATCTACAACTGGCAGTACATCAACTCGTTGAAGCTTTGGGGCGACGTGCTTGGGGCGGCCCATGCACACGGCGAGGCGCTCGAACCGCTGATCTACCCGTTTGTCTCGATCACGATCGGTGTGATCAAGCTGATACCCTCTGCGCAGTACTTCCCGCTGCGGTTCCACTGCTGTCGCATACTGATACAGCTGAATGCAAAAACTAACATCTACATACCGGTGCTCCCGCTGCTGGTGGAGGTCCTGCGATCGCATAGCTTCAACGAGCATCACAAGAAGCTGTCCATGCGCCCCGTCAATCTGACCTGTCTGCTACGACTGTCGCAGGCCAACATTCAGGAGAATGCGTTCAAAGACGCCGTAATCGATCAAATTTACGAGCTCGTGCTGGAGTTTGCGGCCAACGAGTCCGCATCGGTCGGCTTCCCAGAGATCATTCTACCGATCGTGCTGCAGCTGCGCCAGTACACGAAAACGACGAAACAGTACAAGTACTCGCGCAAGATGAAACAGTTGAGCGACAAGCTGATGGAAAACTACGAGTTCATCGAAAAGCTGCGCAGCAAGATGGACATACCGCTGAAGGAAACGGAACGTATCCGTGCCTGGGAGGAGACGGTTCGGGCCGATGAAACGCCGCTGATGAAGTTCTACGCTTCCGTGGCGAAGGAAACCGAATCGGTGAAACGCCGGGAAGCTACAAATTCGGAAAATATCAGCGATTACAAGCTGCCGAAGCTGAAGAAGCTGCCGAAGAAACAGCAGGTGAAGCAGGACGGTCCGGTGACCCTGTTCCCAtcggacgacgaggacgaggatgAGGATAAGATTGGTTTCGAGGACATGGAGGAAGCAGATGATGGTGGGGAGGAGGGTGATGAAGAATCGATGTCCGACCTAGAGGCAGATAGtgatgatgaggaggaggaagatgaTATGGGTTCGGATGAGGAAGACGAAGACGAGGTACCGCAAAagaacagcaaaaagaaaacgactAAAGGGCAGGGCAAACCGCAAAAGAAGCGCGACGAGGATTATCCGGTGGAAGATGTaaaggatgcggatcaggtcgATATCGTGAAGGATTTGAAGTTGGACGAGTGGGATGATTAG
- the LOC118516409 gene encoding ubiquinone biosynthesis O-methyltransferase-like: MEGTDSVTESSGFVIFKLVLSFFQFVLAKFFEKASIAFLSLMEGLTMKSTAEDQIATFDQLSTHWWEPTGPMILLHKLNKLRVPMVVEGLVKVGKLDRKQRYTTDSLKGLTILDVGCGGGIYTEALAKLHATVVGIDPARHLIEVAKAHAEKQPDIKERCQYYEQSLDDHWQGAVGKYDVVVLSETIEHMVDQSTLLKQVAAVLKPGGSVFISTWNKTNWSWLLAVVVLENIMKRLPKGSHDYDKFISPEETEAILEAYGCRTIEQRPFYLKFWESEWVWVPFNKLTYALHAVKQ, encoded by the exons ATGGAGGGTACCGATTCAGTGACGGAATCGAGCGGGTTCGTGATCTTCAAGCTGGTGCTATCGTTCTTTCAATTTGTGCTGGCAAAATTCTTCGAGAAAGCTTCGATCGCCTTCCTCAGCCTGATGGAGGGACTGACGATGAAAAGCACGGCCGAGGATCAAATAGCGACGTTCGATCAACTCTCGACCCACTGGTGGGAACCGACCGGACCCATGATTCTGCTGCACAAGTTAAACAAACTGAG AGTTCCTATGGTCGTGGAAGGTCTCGTCAAGGTGGGAAAACTCGATCGAAAGCAACGGTACACTACCGACTCCTTGAAGGGTCTCACGATTTTGGATGTTGGTTGCGGTGGTGGAATCTACACCGAGGCACTCGCAAAGCTGCACGCAACCGTAGTCGGTATCGATCCGGCCCGGCACCTGATCGAGGTAGCCAAAGCGCACGCAGAGAAGCAGCCGGACATTAAGGAACGCTGCCAGTACTACGAACAATCGCTCGACGACCATTGGCAGGGTGCGGTTGGCAAGTACGATGTGGTCGTACTGTCGGAAACGATCGAGCACATGGTGGACCAGAGCACGCTGCTGAAGCAGGTCGCCGCTGTGCTGAAACCGGGCGGTTCCGTATTCATCAGCACCTGGAACAAAACCAACTGGTCCTGGCTGCTGGCGGTGGTAGTGCTGGAAAACATCATGAAACGACTGCCGAAGGGTTCGCACGACTATGATAAGTTTATTTCGCCCGAGGAAACGGAAGCCATCCTGGAGGCGTACGGATGTCGCACGATCGAGCAGAGACCGTTCTACCTGAAGTTCTGGGAAAGTGAGTGGGTCTGGGTACCGTTCAATAAGCTAACGTATGCGTTACACGCGGTTAAACAGTAG